One window from the genome of Bdellovibrio sp. NC01 encodes:
- a CDS encoding dihydroorotase: MAEAPYDLIIKGGTCLLPHPSDQGLNPRFIEQQVDIAIANGRIVKIKESINESAKQTIVANGLHVLPGVIDSQVHFREPGLTHKEDLESGTRAAILGGVTTIFEMPNTNPATTTVELFQDKLNRAKNRAHANYAFFIGAGHDNISEIGKLELMPHCSGVKIFMGSSTGSLLVEDDASLEKILGFGRRRVIVHSEDEMRLRERKHIAVDSADVHNHPVWRDVETAVSSTTRLLKIARKTGRKIHVLHVSTGEEMDILKDQKDIATVEVLPQHLTLYAPDCYDRLGTYAQQNPPIREKRHLDRIWKALLDGTVDVIGSDHAPHTREEKDRPYPSSPSGVPGVQTLVPIMLNHVHDGKLSLHRFVELVTTNPCRVFGVKNKGQLREGFDADVTIVDLKKNKTIDNSWIASKCGWTPFHGMKVTGWPTHTIVSGKLVMENDQVVLPSQGQPVNFEDTEG, from the coding sequence ATGGCTGAAGCACCCTATGACTTAATTATCAAAGGCGGAACGTGCCTACTTCCTCACCCCTCGGACCAAGGCCTTAACCCCCGCTTCATCGAACAGCAGGTCGATATCGCAATTGCGAATGGCCGCATCGTCAAAATCAAAGAGTCTATTAATGAGTCAGCAAAACAAACTATCGTCGCGAATGGACTTCACGTTTTACCCGGAGTCATCGATAGCCAAGTTCACTTCCGCGAACCCGGATTAACTCATAAAGAGGACCTTGAATCAGGAACTCGCGCTGCCATCCTCGGTGGAGTGACGACGATCTTTGAAATGCCGAACACAAATCCGGCAACAACAACGGTCGAACTTTTTCAGGACAAATTAAACAGAGCCAAAAATCGCGCACACGCCAACTATGCTTTTTTTATTGGCGCGGGCCACGACAACATCAGCGAAATCGGCAAACTTGAATTGATGCCTCACTGTTCGGGCGTAAAGATTTTCATGGGGAGCTCTACCGGCAGTCTATTAGTAGAAGACGATGCCAGCCTTGAAAAAATCTTAGGCTTCGGCCGCCGTCGCGTGATCGTACACAGTGAAGACGAAATGCGCTTGCGCGAAAGAAAGCATATCGCAGTTGATTCCGCAGATGTTCACAATCACCCTGTATGGCGTGATGTGGAAACGGCAGTCAGCTCGACAACACGTCTTTTAAAAATTGCGCGCAAAACAGGTCGCAAGATTCACGTTTTACATGTTTCCACTGGTGAAGAGATGGATATCTTAAAAGATCAAAAAGATATCGCGACCGTGGAAGTGTTGCCGCAACATCTGACGTTGTATGCTCCTGATTGTTATGATCGCCTGGGCACGTACGCGCAACAAAACCCACCGATTCGTGAAAAACGTCATTTGGATCGTATTTGGAAAGCTCTTCTTGATGGCACGGTCGATGTGATTGGTTCTGATCACGCGCCTCATACACGTGAAGAAAAAGATCGTCCTTATCCGTCTTCACCATCGGGCGTACCAGGAGTACAAACTTTGGTGCCGATCATGTTAAATCATGTGCACGATGGAAAATTAAGCCTGCACCGATTTGTTGAGTTAGTCACAACGAATCCTTGCCGCGTTTTTGGTGTTAAAAACAAAGGTCAACTGCGTGAAGGATTTGATGCCGATGTCACGATCGTTGATTTAAAGAAAAACAAAACCATTGATAACTCGTGGATTGCAAGCAAGTGCGGCTGGACTCCGTTCCACGGTATGAAAGTCACTGGTTGGCCGACACATACAATCGTCAGCGGTAAACTTGTGATGGAAAACGATCAAGTTGTTCTACCTTCGCAAGGTCAGCC